A window of Bos taurus isolate L1 Dominette 01449 registration number 42190680 breed Hereford chromosome 19, ARS-UCD2.0, whole genome shotgun sequence contains these coding sequences:
- the SCARF1 gene encoding scavenger receptor class F member 1 isoform X2: MGPGLLFPLLLLEALGAPGSELDAGGRHVCKASSPSAELQCCPGWRRKDRECTIPICEGLDACREDEVCVKPGLCRCKPGFFGAQCNSRCPGQYWGPDCREVCACHPHGQCEPATGVCHCQPDRWGDRCEFPCACGPHGRCNPETGACRCEPGWWSPTCRRPCQCNPAAARCDQATGSCLCEPGWWGRRCSFRCACHGSPCAQESGRCACRPGWWGPECRQPCECVRGRCSAVSGQCSCPPGFQGVRCELPCPAGQYGLRCRDSCGHCKQNKPCSADTGSCEACKPGWNGTQCHQPCPPGTFGENCSQQCPHCRLGEACQPDTGHCQRCEPGWRGPSCNTSCPSGFHGNNCSVPCECPEGNCDPVSGACQLGSHSQDAALIAGILVPLLLLLLAIACCACCCWAARLDPKDRPVRDGTAMSRMKLRVWGALTSSLGSALPCGPLSSHKLPWVTVSHHDPEIPFNHSFIEPPSAGWASDDSFSSDSESGEEDEGPAYCVPPQEGMVPAVPAESSEASLAGGPFPPPEDASTPFAIPRTSSLARAKRPSVSFAEGTKFAPQSRRGSGELSSPLRKPKRLSRGTQPGPESQETEESTGPQVETDGAPPGTASPRDSAVGRRRLPLGGRTVAERVEAIEGSVQESSGSVTTIYMLAGTPRGPEGPVRSVLRRFGSFQKGQAEPKVKSAIPKPPRRALSRNKDSPRLDSGSANQSPSSAMKEELTGALESSGTGSEEGARSLGGSIKSSEGGQELAPEDGSLVQDPQKVADKEGQEEPQYENVVPISGPLEP; the protein is encoded by the exons ATGGGGCCGGGGCTGCTGTTCCCTCTATTGCTGCTCGAGGCTCTGGGGGCCCCAGGGTCTGAGCTGGACGCCGGGGGGCGGCACGTCTGCAAGGCCAGCAG TCCCTCTGCTGAGCTCCAGTGCTGCCCAGGCTGGAGGCGGAAAGATCGAGAATGCACCATCC CCATCTGCGAGGGGCTGGATGCCTGCCGGGAAGACGAGGTATGTGTGAAACCAGGCCTCTGTCGGTGCAAACCTGGATTCTTCGGAGCCCAGTGCAACTCCC GCTGCCCGGGCCAGTACTGGGGCCCCGACTGCAGGGAGGTCTGCGCCTGCCACCCGCACGGCCAGTGCGAACCGGCCACCGGCGTGTGCCACTGCCAACCTGACCGCTGGGGCGACCGCTGCGAGTTTCCGTGCGCCTGCGGTCCCCACGGCCGCTGCAACCCCGAGACCGGCGCATGCCGCTGCGAGCCCGGCTGGTGGTCGCCCACGTGCCGCCGCCCGTGCCAGTGCAACCCCGCGGCGGCGCGGTGCGATCAGGCCACCGGCTCCTGCCTGTGCGAGCCAGGCTGGTGGGGCCGCCGCTGCAGCTTCCGCTGCGCCTGCCACGGCTCGCCGTGCGCGCAGGAGTCGGGCCGCTGCGCCTGCCGGCCGGGCTGGTGGGGCCCCGAGTGCCGACAGCCGTGCGAGTGCGTGCGCGGCCGCTGCAGCGCCGTCTCCGGCCAGTGCTCCTGCCCGCCCGGCTTCCAAGGCGTGCGTTGCGAGCTGCCCTGCCCCGCCGGCCAGTACGGGCTCCGGTGCCGCGACAG CTGTGGCCACTGCAAGCAGAATAAGCCGTGCTCTGCAGACACAGGCAGCTGCGAGGCCTGCAAGCCGGGCTGGAACGGGACCCAGTGCCATCAGCCCTGCCCTCCTGGCACCTTTGGCGAGAACTGTAGCCAGCAGTGCCCCCACTGCCGGCTTGGAGAGGCCTGTCAGCCAGACACCGGTCACTGTCAGCGCTGTGAGCCTGGCTGGCGGGGGCCCAG CTGCAATACTTCGTGTCCATCTGGCTTCCATGGAAACAACTGCTCTGTTCCCTGCGAATGTCCAGAGGGAAACTGCGACCCTGTCTCTGGGGCCTGCCAGCTGG GATCGCATAGTCAGGACGCTGCCCTCATTGCGGGCATCCTcgttcctctgctgctgctgctcctggccATCGCCTgctgtgcctgctgctgctgggctGCCCGGCTGGACCCCAAGGACAG GCCGGTGAGAGATGGAACCGCCATGTCCAGGATGAAGCTGCGGGTCTGGGGGGCCCTGACCTCCAGCCTGGGCTCTGCACTGCCCTGTGGTCCCCTGAGCAGCCACAAGCTTCCCTGGGTGACAG TCTCCCACCACGACCCGGAGATCCCCTTCAACCACAGCTTCATCGAGCCGCCCTCCGCTGGCTGGGCTTCGGACGACTCCTTCTCTTCGGATTCCGAGTCTGGAGAAGAGGATGAGGGTCCTGCCTATTGCGTGCCACCCCAAGAAG GGATGGTCCCTGCGGTCCCAGCGGAATCCTCAGAGGCCAGCCTGGCTGGAGGTCCCTTCCCTCCCCCTGAGGATGCCTCCACGCCGTTTGCCATCCCGCGCACTTCCAGCCTCGCTAGGGCCAAGCGGCCATCAGTCTCCTTTGCTGAAGGCACCAAGTTCGCACCACAGAGTCGCCGAGGCTCCGGGGAGCTGTCCAGCCCTCTCCGAAAGCCCAAGAGGCTCTCCCGGGGGACCCAGCCAGGTCCTGAAAGCCAGGAGACTGAGGAGTCCACAGGCCCTCAAGTGGAAACAGATGGGGCCCCTCCTGGTACTGCCAGCCCCAGGGATTCAGCTGTTGGTCGCCGCCGGCTCCCACTTGGTGGCCGGACAGTGGCTGAGCGTGTGGAAGCCATCGAGGGCAGTGTCCAGGAAAGCTCAGGCTCTGTCACCACGATCTACATGTTGGCAGGGACACCCCGGGGACCTGAGGGCCCCGTCCGGTCTGTCCTCCGCCGTTTTGGTAGCTTCCAGAAAGGCCAGGCAGAACCCAAGGTCAAGAGTGCCATTCCTAAGCCTCCACGTCGGGCACTGAGTCGGAACAAGGACAGCCCCAGGCTAGACTCTGGCTCTGCCAATCAGAGCCCCAGCTCAGCCATGAAGGAGGAGCTGACTGGGGCCTTGGAGTCTTCAGGGACTGGGTCAGAGGAAGGGGCCAGGAGCCTGGGGGGCAGCATCAAGAGCTCAGAGGGTGGCCAGGAGCTGGCCCCTGAGGATGGCTCCCTAGTACAGGATCCCCAGAAGGTGGCTGACAAGGAAGGGCAGGAAGAGCCCCAGTATGAAAATGTCGTACCCATCTCTGGGCCACTGGAACCCTGA
- the SCARF1 gene encoding scavenger receptor class F member 1 isoform X1 codes for MGPGLLFPLLLLEALGAPGSELDAGGRHVCKASSPSAELQCCPGWRRKDRECTIPICEGLDACREDEVCVKPGLCRCKPGFFGAQCNSRCPGQYWGPDCREVCACHPHGQCEPATGVCHCQPDRWGDRCEFPCACGPHGRCNPETGACRCEPGWWSPTCRRPCQCNPAAARCDQATGSCLCEPGWWGRRCSFRCACHGSPCAQESGRCACRPGWWGPECRQPCECVRGRCSAVSGQCSCPPGFQGVRCELPCPAGQYGLRCRDSCGHCKQNKPCSADTGSCEACKPGWNGTQCHQPCPPGTFGENCSQQCPHCRLGEACQPDTGHCQRCEPGWRGPRCEDPCLIGTFGEGCGSTCPTCVQGACDAVTGECVCNAGYWGPSCNTSCPSGFHGNNCSVPCECPEGNCDPVSGACQLGSHSQDAALIAGILVPLLLLLLAIACCACCCWAARLDPKDRPVRDGTAMSRMKLRVWGALTSSLGSALPCGPLSSHKLPWVTVSHHDPEIPFNHSFIEPPSAGWASDDSFSSDSESGEEDEGPAYCVPPQEGMVPAVPAESSEASLAGGPFPPPEDASTPFAIPRTSSLARAKRPSVSFAEGTKFAPQSRRGSGELSSPLRKPKRLSRGTQPGPESQETEESTGPQVETDGAPPGTASPRDSAVGRRRLPLGGRTVAERVEAIEGSVQESSGSVTTIYMLAGTPRGPEGPVRSVLRRFGSFQKGQAEPKVKSAIPKPPRRALSRNKDSPRLDSGSANQSPSSAMKEELTGALESSGTGSEEGARSLGGSIKSSEGGQELAPEDGSLVQDPQKVADKEGQEEPQYENVVPISGPLEP; via the exons ATGGGGCCGGGGCTGCTGTTCCCTCTATTGCTGCTCGAGGCTCTGGGGGCCCCAGGGTCTGAGCTGGACGCCGGGGGGCGGCACGTCTGCAAGGCCAGCAG TCCCTCTGCTGAGCTCCAGTGCTGCCCAGGCTGGAGGCGGAAAGATCGAGAATGCACCATCC CCATCTGCGAGGGGCTGGATGCCTGCCGGGAAGACGAGGTATGTGTGAAACCAGGCCTCTGTCGGTGCAAACCTGGATTCTTCGGAGCCCAGTGCAACTCCC GCTGCCCGGGCCAGTACTGGGGCCCCGACTGCAGGGAGGTCTGCGCCTGCCACCCGCACGGCCAGTGCGAACCGGCCACCGGCGTGTGCCACTGCCAACCTGACCGCTGGGGCGACCGCTGCGAGTTTCCGTGCGCCTGCGGTCCCCACGGCCGCTGCAACCCCGAGACCGGCGCATGCCGCTGCGAGCCCGGCTGGTGGTCGCCCACGTGCCGCCGCCCGTGCCAGTGCAACCCCGCGGCGGCGCGGTGCGATCAGGCCACCGGCTCCTGCCTGTGCGAGCCAGGCTGGTGGGGCCGCCGCTGCAGCTTCCGCTGCGCCTGCCACGGCTCGCCGTGCGCGCAGGAGTCGGGCCGCTGCGCCTGCCGGCCGGGCTGGTGGGGCCCCGAGTGCCGACAGCCGTGCGAGTGCGTGCGCGGCCGCTGCAGCGCCGTCTCCGGCCAGTGCTCCTGCCCGCCCGGCTTCCAAGGCGTGCGTTGCGAGCTGCCCTGCCCCGCCGGCCAGTACGGGCTCCGGTGCCGCGACAG CTGTGGCCACTGCAAGCAGAATAAGCCGTGCTCTGCAGACACAGGCAGCTGCGAGGCCTGCAAGCCGGGCTGGAACGGGACCCAGTGCCATCAGCCCTGCCCTCCTGGCACCTTTGGCGAGAACTGTAGCCAGCAGTGCCCCCACTGCCGGCTTGGAGAGGCCTGTCAGCCAGACACCGGTCACTGTCAGCGCTGTGAGCCTGGCTGGCGGGGGCCCAG GTGTGAAGACCCCTGCCTGATTGGCACCTTTGGGGAGGGTTGCGGCTCTACCTGCCCCACCTGTGTCCAGGGGGCTTGTGATGCTGTGACAGGGGAGTGTGTCTGCAACGCTGGCTACTGGGGGCCCAG CTGCAATACTTCGTGTCCATCTGGCTTCCATGGAAACAACTGCTCTGTTCCCTGCGAATGTCCAGAGGGAAACTGCGACCCTGTCTCTGGGGCCTGCCAGCTGG GATCGCATAGTCAGGACGCTGCCCTCATTGCGGGCATCCTcgttcctctgctgctgctgctcctggccATCGCCTgctgtgcctgctgctgctgggctGCCCGGCTGGACCCCAAGGACAG GCCGGTGAGAGATGGAACCGCCATGTCCAGGATGAAGCTGCGGGTCTGGGGGGCCCTGACCTCCAGCCTGGGCTCTGCACTGCCCTGTGGTCCCCTGAGCAGCCACAAGCTTCCCTGGGTGACAG TCTCCCACCACGACCCGGAGATCCCCTTCAACCACAGCTTCATCGAGCCGCCCTCCGCTGGCTGGGCTTCGGACGACTCCTTCTCTTCGGATTCCGAGTCTGGAGAAGAGGATGAGGGTCCTGCCTATTGCGTGCCACCCCAAGAAG GGATGGTCCCTGCGGTCCCAGCGGAATCCTCAGAGGCCAGCCTGGCTGGAGGTCCCTTCCCTCCCCCTGAGGATGCCTCCACGCCGTTTGCCATCCCGCGCACTTCCAGCCTCGCTAGGGCCAAGCGGCCATCAGTCTCCTTTGCTGAAGGCACCAAGTTCGCACCACAGAGTCGCCGAGGCTCCGGGGAGCTGTCCAGCCCTCTCCGAAAGCCCAAGAGGCTCTCCCGGGGGACCCAGCCAGGTCCTGAAAGCCAGGAGACTGAGGAGTCCACAGGCCCTCAAGTGGAAACAGATGGGGCCCCTCCTGGTACTGCCAGCCCCAGGGATTCAGCTGTTGGTCGCCGCCGGCTCCCACTTGGTGGCCGGACAGTGGCTGAGCGTGTGGAAGCCATCGAGGGCAGTGTCCAGGAAAGCTCAGGCTCTGTCACCACGATCTACATGTTGGCAGGGACACCCCGGGGACCTGAGGGCCCCGTCCGGTCTGTCCTCCGCCGTTTTGGTAGCTTCCAGAAAGGCCAGGCAGAACCCAAGGTCAAGAGTGCCATTCCTAAGCCTCCACGTCGGGCACTGAGTCGGAACAAGGACAGCCCCAGGCTAGACTCTGGCTCTGCCAATCAGAGCCCCAGCTCAGCCATGAAGGAGGAGCTGACTGGGGCCTTGGAGTCTTCAGGGACTGGGTCAGAGGAAGGGGCCAGGAGCCTGGGGGGCAGCATCAAGAGCTCAGAGGGTGGCCAGGAGCTGGCCCCTGAGGATGGCTCCCTAGTACAGGATCCCCAGAAGGTGGCTGACAAGGAAGGGCAGGAAGAGCCCCAGTATGAAAATGTCGTACCCATCTCTGGGCCACTGGAACCCTGA